From the Chryseobacterium sp. G0201 genome, the window GACAACATTGCCACTTTGGAAAAATCAACTTTCATTGGCGGTTGCGATGTACAGACAGCAGCAGAATATTGAGATTCAACAGAAAGTTTCTGCTACAACAGAAGAGATTTTGAGAAAAAATGCAGAGCGTTTAGGTCAGAATTCTGTTAATGTTGCAAGAGCAAACGAGCAGACTATTGTTTCTGTTGATGTTTTAAGAGAGACAACTGCGAAACTTATTGGTACTTTGAACGAGGTGAAACAAATCCAAAAGCAAGGTGCAGAAGGCAGAAGAAAGCTGGATCAGGATCTACAGACATTGGAACACGAGTTAAAAGCAAACGTCAGAGGATAATTAATACCGTATAAAGGTGAATGATGAAGCTGTAACCATATTATCTCAAAGTAAAAGAAGATTAACAAAACTTAAACTTCTTTCGAATTTTTTTGAAAATGTTGATATCATATCGATTTATATTAAAACAGATATTATCGACAATTTATTTCGGGAAAATAAGGGATTGGATTATAGTAAACTCGAGCTTTTTCACCTCCAATATACAGACAGTTTAATAGAATTGCTGACGAAGATAAAGCGTCAGAAAGAAAATGATCTGTTAACGGTAATTAATGAAATTGACGTTAATAATAAATATATTTCGGGTTTTGAGGAAGGCAGAGCAGATAGTTTTGAAACCGACAGGAAAATGTACAGCGGTGTATTTTCCAATCAGTTAAAAAGCCTTTATAAAGACCTTACAGAAGATAAATTTCGGTTGCAGTGGGACAACGTTCTGTATTTTTATAAAAAATATGCAACAGAGTTTTACAGATCAAGTGTTGATGAAGAGCTTTTAAAATGTAATAAAGTTCCATCGTATCAGTATTTGGATTATTCAATCGAAAGAAAACTGTTGGGAAGGCTTAATATACAGGGTTTTAAAGTTCGTTTTATATGCGGTTACATTGTTGCGGGTAATGAGTATGAGCTTTTTAAGGTTTTTCAGTCAGATGATCATTTCATATTTAATATTGAAGAAAAGAAAATGTACATGATTGATTCTAAAATACTCGAAAAGATAGATATCACGCCTAATGAATCAAACCAAAGCTCAATTATTAATCAGTTGAGAAGAAAAAATGAACAGCTGGAAGATACGATCAACGAAAGAAAGCGAACATTACCGGAGGCGGTAACAAACGTTCTGAAAGACTATCTCCGGAATCTCGAAAGTGTAGATATTATGAGCAAAATATTCGACATTAATGAAGAAACGAATATTCTTCGCGCCATGTTGAATTTAAATTTAAATAATTAATAAAAAGCTGAAAAGCTAAGGCAAAATTTGCCCAAACAAATAATAAACAACTAAACATAAAAAGATGGCTATTAACTTACAAAAAGGTCAAAGAATAAACCTTACGAAGGAAAACGGTACAGCTCTTACGCAGGCTTGTGTTGGGATCAACTGGGGTGCAATTGAGAAAAAAGGTTTCTTCGGAGGAGTTACAAGAGAAGCGGTAGACTTAGATGGAAGCTGTATTTTATACGATTCAAATAAAAACGCAACTGAAGTAATTTATTTCGGAAACCTAAAGTCTAAAAACGGTTCTGTAAAGCACAGCGGAGATGATTTAACAGGTGACGTAAACGGAGATGACGGTCTTGATAACGAAGTTATTACTGTTGATTTCAGTCAGTTGGATGCTGGTGTAGAGCATGTTGCATTAGTTTTAAACAGTTATAGAGGTCAGGACTTCGGAACAATTCCTTTTGCTTCGATCAGAATTTACGAAGGAACTCCAACAAACGTTAGAGAAGTTTTTGCTAAATATGACATCGCAAATGATGCATCCTTTAAAGGTCACGTTGCCATGGTAATGGGGGTTTTCTACAAGAGAAACGGAGAGTGGAAATTCAACGCGATCGGAGATCCTACTGCAGACAAAAAATTAGAAGATACAATTAAGACTGTTCAGCAGAAATATTTGTAATAAATTATTAATTCTGGCTCAATTAGAACGGGCTTTAGCCCAGTTACAACAAATAGGTTTCAAATTTGGCTTTAGCCAAAACTTATTAATTGGACAGTATTAAATATGTATATCAAATTAGAATAAATTATTAGCAATAATTGTACATCATACAGTTATTGCTTTTATCATATAATAACACATAATATAGTGGAACAACATCAAAGTATTTTAGAACTGCACCCTGGTTTGGTGTGGGGGTTTGCGATAACGGTTGTTATCATGTTACTTCTGGATTTAGGAGTTTTCAACAAAAAAAGCCACGAAGTTTCTTCGAAAGAAGCCACGATCTGGTCCGTGGTGTGGATTTCATTATCAATGATCTTCTCAGGAGTGGTGTATTGGGTTTACAATTCAGATTTAGGTCCGGGAAGTCATGCACTAGCAGTTGAAAAATTTACACAATACCAAGCGGCTTATTGGGTCGAAAAAGCCCTTTCGGTAGATAATTTATTCGTATTTATCCTTGTTTTTGGGTTCTTTAAAGTTCCAAAGCACCTTCACCATAAAGTATTGTTTTGGGGGATTATCGGAGCATTAATATTCAGAGCGATATTTATTTTTGCCGGAGTTGGTCTTATCAATTTAACGTATTTACCTGAAATGACGATTTTTGGTCAGGCGGTTACTATCAATGTTGTAATGACCTTGTTCGGAATCTTCCTAATTTACGCAGGAATAAAATCATGGGGTGGCGGAGATGACGGAGACGATGAAGATTTCGGCGATTCTGCAGGTGCAAAATTGATCAAAAGCTTCTGGAAAGTTTCTGATAATTACGACAAAGACAAGTTCTTCACCGTTCAAAACGGAATCAAAATGGCGACACCTCTTTTGGTGGTAGTTGCGGTTATCGAGTTTACAGACGTTCTTTTCGCGGTAGATTCAATTCCTGCGATTTTTGCGATCTCAAATGACCCGTTTATCCTTTATACATCGAATATCTTTGCCATTTTAGGTCTTAGATCATTGTATTTCTTGTTGGCGAATTTTATTCACATGTTCAGCAAGTTACCGTATGGTTTAGCAATTATCTTATCTTTCATCGGAGTGAAAATGCTAATTGCACCGTGGATACACATTTCATCACCAGTTTCATTAGGAATTGTGGGTGGAGTATTGGTGATCTCGGTTCTGTTATCAATTATGTTTCCTGACAAAGACGACGAAAAAGATAAAATAGAAGATTAAAAATATAAGCCTTACTGAAAAGTAAGGCTTTTTTATTTTCATAGTAAATTGACTATTGACTATTGACAATTCATCATTCATATCAATTCACCTTTTATCCATGTAAAAGTTTATTGATTTTTTTTCTTGTCTGAAAAGATACTTTATACGCTTCATCACGTAATTTCTGGATCTTTCCTACAGGCTGAAAAATAGATTTACTTTCAAATGGATTAAAAGAAAGCAATTCATTTTCACAATTTCTGGGTTCTGGTAATGAGCCTTTTTCAATTTTTACTTCACCAATTTTAATGAAAGGTGAGTTTTTCCATTCAACATTAAGTTTGTTGATCGGTTGATCTTTTACATCATAACAAAACTGAATAAGAATATCTGCCGAAAAATCATTTGATTTAAAATAATTCTCAATCGCTTCCCGGGTCTTGATTTTCTTGCCGAAATGCTTATCAACACATTTCGGACTTAATTTTATTTTGATCATATTTTCTCCCAATCGATAGGCTCCAACAGAATAATAGTCAAATGACAGAATGAAATCATTCTTTTTACTTAAAAGTTTTACAATATTTTTTAAAAAAGATAAGGTAAAAACTGATGGAGCTGCTTTGAAAATTTGAGTGATTAAGGGAAATAATTGACT encodes:
- a CDS encoding TerD family protein, with product MAINLQKGQRINLTKENGTALTQACVGINWGAIEKKGFFGGVTREAVDLDGSCILYDSNKNATEVIYFGNLKSKNGSVKHSGDDLTGDVNGDDGLDNEVITVDFSQLDAGVEHVALVLNSYRGQDFGTIPFASIRIYEGTPTNVREVFAKYDIANDASFKGHVAMVMGVFYKRNGEWKFNAIGDPTADKKLEDTIKTVQQKYL
- a CDS encoding TerC/Alx family metal homeostasis membrane protein; this encodes MEQHQSILELHPGLVWGFAITVVIMLLLDLGVFNKKSHEVSSKEATIWSVVWISLSMIFSGVVYWVYNSDLGPGSHALAVEKFTQYQAAYWVEKALSVDNLFVFILVFGFFKVPKHLHHKVLFWGIIGALIFRAIFIFAGVGLINLTYLPEMTIFGQAVTINVVMTLFGIFLIYAGIKSWGGGDDGDDEDFGDSAGAKLIKSFWKVSDNYDKDKFFTVQNGIKMATPLLVVVAVIEFTDVLFAVDSIPAIFAISNDPFILYTSNIFAILGLRSLYFLLANFIHMFSKLPYGLAIILSFIGVKMLIAPWIHISSPVSLGIVGGVLVISVLLSIMFPDKDDEKDKIED
- a CDS encoding catalase translates to MPDPLKYNKKFDELNEEEKTLLEINKKSIADFVEQSSSISDVNYATRNAHAKTYSVLKGKFVINPDIPGEVKQFFDREKFDIVIRFSNAHLKIKNSKKDIPAYGFSVKINDENGSLIANYPLVNFPLFPVNSVSTFLKLFTSVNNFFMKKWSQLFPLITQIFKAAPSVFTLSFLKNIVKLLSKKNDFILSFDYYSVGAYRLGENMIKIKLSPKCVDKHFGKKIKTREAIENYFKSNDFSADILIQFCYDVKDQPINKLNVEWKNSPFIKIGEVKIEKGSLPEPRNCENELLSFNPFESKSIFQPVGKIQKLRDEAYKVSFQTRKKINKLLHG